The Medicago truncatula cultivar Jemalong A17 chromosome 4, MtrunA17r5.0-ANR, whole genome shotgun sequence genome includes a region encoding these proteins:
- the LOC11419275 gene encoding putative disease resistance protein RGA1 yields MAEGLLFNMIDKLIGKLGSMVVEGWNMRDDLQKLVENMSEIKAVVLDAEEQQGTNNHQVQLWLEKLKDALDDADNLLDDFNTEDLRRQVMTCNKKAKKFHIFFSSSNQLLFSYKMVQIIKELSKRIEALNVGKRSFNFTNRTPEQRVLKQRETHSFIRAEEVIGREEEKKELIELLFNTSNNVTENVSVISIIGIGGLGKTALAQFVYNDKKVQEHFEFKKWVCVSDDFDVKGIAAKITESQTNVEMDKVQLELREKVEGRRYLLVLDDNWNEDRNLWLELMTLLKDGAEGSKIIITARSEMVAKASGSSFTLFLQGLGEKQSWTLFSQLAFENERELENEELVSIGKEIVKKCSGVPLAIRSIGSLMYSMQKEDWSTFKNKDLMQIDEQGDKILQLIKLSYDHLPFHLKKCFAFCSLFPKDYFIHKTTLIRLWIAQGFVQSSSDESTSLEDIGDKYFMDLVHKSFFQNITKHVFYGENEMFQMHDIVHDLATFVSRDDYLLVNKKGQHIDKQPRHVSFGFQLDSSWQVPTSLLNAYKLRTFLLPMNNYHEGSIELSACNSILASSRRFRVLNLSLMYSTNIPSCIGRMKQLRYLDLSCCFKVEELPRSITELVNLETLLLNRCSKLRELPKDLWKLVILRHLELDDCDNLTSMPLGIGKMTNLQTLTHFVLDTTSKDSAKTSELGGLHNLRGRLEIKGLEHLRPCPTEAKHMNLIGKSHLDWLSLKWNEQTVGDGNEFEKDDIILHDILHSNIKDLEISGFGGVKLSNSANLYTNLVELKLSDCTRLQYFKLSMLHVKRLNMYNLPCLEYIVNDNNSDNSSSFCASLTYIVLFQLTNLKGWCKCSEEEISRGCCHQFQSLETLMINDCYKLVSIPQHTYIREVDLCRVSSDILQQVVNHSKLEDLQIESILNLKSLSGVFQHLSTLSELCIVNCEEFDPCNDEDGCYSMKWKEFTNLKVLVFNTIPKMKYLPEGLQHITTLQTLSIIRCVNLTSIPEWVTSLQVFYIKDCPNVENQ; encoded by the coding sequence atggctGAAGGACTTCTGTTTAACATGATTGATAAGCTGATCGGGAAGCTGGGTTCTATGGTTGTTGAAGGCTGGAACATGAGAGATGATCTTCAAAAGCTGGTGGAGAATATGTCTGAGATCAAGGCTGTGGTTTTGGATGCAGAGGAGCAGCAAGGAACCAACAACCATCAAGTTCAACTGTGGTTGGAAAAGCTGAAAGATGCTCTTGATGATGCCGATAACTTGCTTGATGACTTCAACACCGAAGACTTGAGGCGACAAGTGATGACCTGTAACAAGAAGGCTAAAAAGTTTCACATCTTCTTCTCATCATCCAaccagcttctcttttcttacaAAATGGTTCAGATAATTAAGGAACTTAGTAAGAGAATTGAGGCCCTTAATGTTGGTAAAAGAAGTTTTAACTTTACAAATCGCACTCCTGAGCAACGAGTTTTGAAACAACGAGAAACTCACTCCTTTATTCGTGCAGAAGAAGTTATTGGAAGAGAGGAGGAGAAGAAAGAGTTGATAGAGTTGTTGTTTAACACTAGCAACAATGTGACAGAGAATGTTTCAGTTATTTCTATAATTGGAATTGGAGGACTTGGAAAGACTGCACTTGCTCAATTTGTATACAATGACAAGAAAGTGCAAGAACATTTTGAGTTTAAAAAATGGGTTTGTGTTTCtgatgattttgatgtaaaAGGTATTGCTGCAAAGATCACAGAATCTCAAACTAATGTTGAGATGGATAAAGTTCAATTGGAACTCCGTGAAAAAGTTGAAGGAAGAAGATATTTGCTTGTCTTGGATGACAATTGGAATGAGGATCGTAATCTTTGGCTTGAATTGATGACACTGCTGAAAGATGGCGCAGAAGGAAGTAAAATAATTATCACCGCAAGAAGTGAGATGGTTGCCAAGGCAAGTGGTTCTTCTTTCACCTTGTTTTTACAGGGTCTCGGTGAAAAACAATCTTGGACATTATTTAGTCAATTAGCTTTTGAGAATGAGAGAGAACTAGAGAATGAGGAATTGGTGTCAATTGGCAAGGAAATTGTGAAGAAATGTTCAGGGGTTCCTCTCGCCATCAGAAGCATTGGAAGCTTAATGTATTCCATGCAGAAGGAGGATTGGTCAACATTCAAGAACAAAGATCTTATGCAAATTGATGAACAAGGTGATAAAATTTTACAGCTTATCAAACTAAGTTATGATCATCTACCATTTCATTTGAAAAAGTGCTTTGCTTTTTGTTCATTGTTTCCAAAAGACTATTTCATTCATAAAACAACATTGATTCGACTTTGGATTGCACAAGGGTTTGTTCAGTCATCATCAGATGAAAGTACAAGTTTAGAAGATATTGGTGATAAGTACTTCATGGATTTAGTTCATAaatctttctttcaaaatatcaCCAAACATGTTTTCTATGGTGAGAATGAAATGTTCCAAATGCATGATATTGTGCATGATCTGGCAACTTTTGTTTCAAGAGATGACTATCTTTTAGTTAATAAAAAGGGGCAGCATATTGACAAACAACCTCGTCATGTCTCTTTTGGCTTTCAATTGGATTCTTCCTGGCAAGTTCCAACTTCTCTTCTCAATGCTTACAAATTAAGGACATTTCTATTACCAATGAATAATTATCATGAAGGTTCAATAGAATTGTCTGCTTGTAATTCCATCCTGGCAAGTTCTAGACGATTTCGTGTGCTGAATCTTAGCTTAATGTATTCAACGAATATTCCATCTTGTATTGGTAGAATGAAACAGCTAAGGTATCTTGATCTTTCTTGTTGTTTTAAGGTTGAAGAGCTCCCAAGGTCTATAACTGAATTAGTTAACTTGGAGACTCTTTTACTCAATAGGTGTTCTAAATTGAGAGAGTTGCCCAAAGATCTTTGGAAGTTGGTAATTCTTAGACATCTTGAGTTGGATGATTGTGATAACTTAACTTCTATGCCACTTGGAATAGGAAAGATGACTAATCTTCAAACACTGACACACTTTGTGTTAGATacaacttctaaagacagtgcTAAAACTAGTGAGCTAGGAGGATTACATAATTTGAGGGGACGACTCGAGATAAAAGGCTTGGAACATCTGAGGCCTTGTCCAACAGAAGCTAAGCATATGAATTTAATAGGGAAGTCACATCTTGATTGGTTATCATTGAAATGGAATGAACAGACTGTTGGTGATGGCAATGAGTTTGAAAAAGATGATATAATTCTACATGACATTCTGCACTCCAATATCAAGGACTTGGAAATAAGTGGATTCGGTGGTGTGAAATTGTCTAATTCAGCCAATTTATATACAAATTTGGTTGAATTGAAGTTATCCGATTGCACAAGATTACAATATTTTAAACTCTCAATGTTGCATGTCAAACGCCTTAACATGTATAATTTGCCTTGTCTGGAGTACATAGTGAATGATAACAATAGTGATAACTCATCATCATTTTGTGCGTCACTCACATATATAGTTCTCTTTCAGTTAACTAATCTTAAAGGATGGTGTAAGTGTAGCGAAGAAGAAATCTCAAGGGGTTGTTGTCATCAGTTTCAGAGTCTTGAAACcttaatgattaatgattgttatAAGCTAGTTTCAATTCCACAACACACATATATCAGGGAAGTAGATCTTTGTAGAGTATCTTCAGATATATTACAGCAAGTAGTCAATCATTCCAAACTAGAGGATCTACAGATAGAATCCATACTCAATTTGAAATCTCTCAGTGGAGTCTTTCAACATCTAAGTACACTGTCTGAATTGTGTATCGTCAATTGCGAGGAGTTTGATCCGTGCAATGATGAAGATGGTTGTTACAGCATGAAATGGAAAGAATTCACGAACCTCAAAGTATTGGTATTCAATACAATcccaaaaatgaaatatttaccAGAGGGGCTTCAACACATTACCACTTTACAGACTCTAAGCATTATACGTTGTGTGAATCTTACATCTATACCTGAATGGGTAACATCACTGCAAGTATTTTACATCAAAGATTGCCCGAATGTGGAAAATCAATAa